One segment of Streptomyces bathyalis DNA contains the following:
- a CDS encoding DUF3987 domain-containing protein encodes MPHDLDAEQAALGAMLLQPPGLDPIADVSALVDVGDYYRPAHATIHTAIVGMHERGEPVDPITVTNYLRRSGDLNRVGGPGYLHSLVQKVPTAANGAHYAEIVAEKAVERRIIETTTRTASRVRTAGEAGVDIAADAERELAALRTTERWPPPVPLGTHAALPAFPIDTLPPWVGEHVAALAEFTQTPPDMAATMALAALSTAAGGRVHIQIRPGWVEQSNLYLVCAMPPASRKSDVFALMTAPIYEMEKQLQDASRAARVEAQTAKDAAEAEAEALMAKARKPDQASEHLVAEASAARMLAEDIVVPPKPRLTAAGDITPEPLTHQLALHRCLAVLSPEGDLFDIIAGRYSARPNLGVFLKGHKGERLETDRITREQPSIDKPALTIGITPQPSVLQDLGDAHGARDRGLLARFLYALPASNLGYRKTRTAPVPDAVAHTYASRLDALLRTLTDLPEPVTLTMDALADQAVEELQAQLEVQLRPGQPLEHLQDWGGKLVGTTARVACLLHLADHLTSGWGQPLTASTVHRAAEITGYYTEHALAVFDLIGSDPATEDARTILDWLSRTKTDGTHRRTIKRRDAVAASRRFRTVSQVDPALQLLEAHGYLKGEEASRDGKRGRPETTTYRVHPSLHTPADAVDAR; translated from the coding sequence ATGCCGCACGACCTGGACGCCGAGCAGGCCGCTCTCGGCGCCATGCTCCTGCAGCCGCCCGGCCTCGACCCGATCGCCGACGTCTCCGCGCTCGTCGACGTCGGCGACTACTACCGGCCCGCGCACGCCACTATCCACACCGCCATCGTCGGCATGCACGAACGCGGTGAGCCCGTCGACCCCATCACCGTCACCAACTACCTGCGTAGGAGCGGCGACCTCAACCGGGTCGGCGGCCCCGGCTACCTCCACAGCCTCGTGCAGAAGGTCCCCACCGCAGCCAACGGCGCCCACTACGCCGAGATCGTCGCCGAGAAGGCCGTCGAGCGGCGCATCATCGAGACCACCACCCGCACGGCCAGCCGCGTCCGTACCGCAGGCGAGGCCGGCGTCGACATCGCCGCCGACGCCGAGCGCGAACTCGCCGCCCTGCGCACCACCGAGCGCTGGCCCCCGCCCGTCCCCCTCGGCACCCACGCAGCGCTGCCCGCCTTCCCGATCGACACGCTGCCGCCGTGGGTCGGCGAACACGTCGCCGCCCTCGCCGAGTTCACGCAGACCCCGCCCGACATGGCCGCCACCATGGCCCTCGCCGCCCTTTCCACCGCGGCCGGCGGACGCGTCCATATCCAGATCCGCCCCGGCTGGGTCGAGCAGTCCAACCTCTACCTCGTCTGCGCCATGCCGCCGGCCTCCCGCAAGTCCGACGTCTTCGCGCTGATGACCGCGCCCATCTACGAGATGGAAAAGCAACTCCAGGACGCCTCTCGCGCCGCCCGCGTCGAAGCCCAGACCGCCAAGGACGCCGCCGAGGCCGAAGCCGAAGCCCTCATGGCCAAAGCCCGCAAACCCGACCAGGCCTCAGAGCACCTGGTCGCCGAAGCCTCCGCCGCCCGCATGCTCGCCGAGGACATAGTCGTCCCGCCCAAGCCGCGGCTGACGGCCGCCGGCGACATCACGCCTGAGCCGCTCACCCACCAACTCGCCCTGCACCGCTGCCTTGCCGTGCTCTCCCCCGAAGGCGACCTCTTCGACATCATCGCCGGCCGTTACAGCGCCCGACCCAACCTCGGCGTTTTCCTCAAGGGCCACAAGGGCGAACGCCTGGAGACCGACCGCATCACCCGCGAACAGCCCTCCATCGACAAACCCGCCCTGACGATCGGCATCACCCCGCAGCCCTCCGTCCTCCAGGACCTCGGCGACGCCCACGGCGCCCGCGACCGCGGCCTGCTCGCCCGCTTCCTATACGCCCTCCCCGCCTCCAACCTCGGCTACCGCAAAACCCGCACCGCCCCCGTGCCCGACGCCGTCGCCCACACATACGCCTCCCGCCTCGACGCGCTGCTGCGGACGCTGACCGACCTTCCCGAGCCGGTCACCCTCACCATGGACGCACTCGCCGACCAGGCCGTCGAAGAACTCCAGGCCCAGCTCGAAGTCCAACTCCGGCCCGGACAGCCCCTCGAGCACCTGCAGGACTGGGGCGGAAAGCTCGTCGGCACCACTGCCCGCGTCGCCTGCCTGCTCCACCTCGCCGACCACCTCACCAGCGGCTGGGGCCAACCCCTCACCGCCAGCACGGTGCACCGGGCCGCCGAGATCACCGGCTACTACACCGAGCACGCCCTGGCCGTCTTCGACCTCATTGGCTCCGATCCCGCCACCGAAGACGCCCGCACCATCCTCGACTGGCTCTCCCGGACCAAGACCGACGGCACTCACCGCCGCACCATCAAACGCCGCGACGCCGTCGCCGCCTCCCGCCGCTTCCGCACCGTCAGCCAGGTCGACCCCGCCCTCCAACTCCTCGAAGCCCACGGCTACCTCAAGGGCGAAGAAGCCAGCCGCGACGGGAAACGCGGGCGCCCGGAGACGACTACGTACCGCGTACACCCCTCCCTCCACACACCCGCGGACGCCGTCGATGCCCGCTAA
- a CDS encoding site-specific integrase, whose product MTKTALAEPPEDDGDQSGQHRRPAGRKRAPSDTSGLRDGVKKRGSTWSYVIRVYDPSIGKTRPTWVGGFRTEDEAKAARDKARVRAREGNYVMRNRITVAEYLDDWIEVHAAEIKPRTIDSYRGVIRRYVIPYMGKMAIQDVRPATITRFYMELRKNGGQKRSGISPRTIDYVHAVLRRAFRDAVVVDELLASNPVERAKRPRREVSEPGAVWSKAQLRSFLNHAAQHRLGAFYHLAAYTGARRGELLYLRWSAVDLGKRELAIRGSTAFVKGERIQGSTKTGHSRVISIDRTTAQVLKHHREMQDTERHQLGMRPTEAGDFLFANEAGEQIHPDTVTGLMAKLITSYNGPIDGTAPAEPLPKARLHDLRHLHATMLLMAKVPVHVVSNRLGHRDPAITLRVYAHVINDRAVDVADTFETALEEDDTNPEGQRR is encoded by the coding sequence ATGACCAAGACAGCCCTCGCCGAACCACCCGAGGATGATGGCGACCAGAGCGGACAGCATCGGCGCCCTGCTGGACGGAAGAGGGCGCCCTCCGACACATCCGGCCTGCGGGATGGAGTGAAGAAGCGTGGATCGACGTGGTCATACGTTATCCGGGTCTACGATCCGAGCATTGGTAAGACCAGGCCAACATGGGTCGGGGGCTTCCGAACTGAAGACGAAGCGAAGGCCGCCCGTGACAAGGCACGCGTCAGGGCCCGCGAGGGCAACTACGTCATGCGGAACCGCATTACGGTCGCCGAGTACCTCGACGACTGGATCGAGGTGCATGCCGCAGAGATCAAGCCTCGGACGATCGACAGCTACCGCGGCGTGATCAGACGCTACGTCATTCCCTACATGGGCAAGATGGCCATCCAAGACGTCCGCCCGGCGACAATTACCCGCTTCTACATGGAGTTGAGGAAGAACGGCGGTCAGAAGCGCAGCGGCATCTCGCCCCGGACGATCGACTACGTGCACGCCGTGCTCAGGCGCGCATTCCGCGACGCGGTCGTGGTGGATGAACTGCTTGCCAGCAACCCCGTCGAGCGGGCGAAGCGACCCCGTCGAGAGGTGAGCGAACCCGGCGCCGTCTGGAGCAAGGCACAGCTGCGGAGTTTCCTCAACCACGCCGCTCAGCACAGATTGGGAGCCTTCTACCATCTCGCCGCCTACACCGGCGCCCGTCGTGGCGAGTTGCTGTACCTGCGGTGGTCTGCGGTAGACCTTGGCAAGCGCGAGCTGGCGATCCGCGGCTCAACGGCCTTCGTCAAGGGCGAGCGCATTCAGGGCTCGACCAAGACCGGCCACAGCCGCGTGATCAGCATCGACCGGACGACGGCGCAGGTACTCAAGCACCATCGCGAAATGCAGGACACAGAACGACACCAGCTGGGCATGCGACCGACGGAGGCCGGTGATTTCCTCTTCGCCAACGAGGCCGGCGAGCAAATTCACCCCGACACCGTGACCGGCCTCATGGCGAAACTGATCACCTCGTACAACGGCCCGATCGATGGCACCGCCCCCGCGGAGCCGTTGCCGAAGGCAAGACTGCATGACTTGAGACACCTGCACGCGACCATGCTGCTGATGGCCAAGGTTCCGGTCCACGTCGTCTCGAACCGTCTCGGGCACCGGGACCCTGCAATCACCTTGCGCGTGTACGCACACGTGATCAACGACCGGGCGGTTGATGTCGCGGACACCTTTGAGACCGCACTCGAGGAGGACGACACCAACCCGGAGGGACAGCGCCGCTGA